One window from the genome of Osmerus eperlanus chromosome 3, fOsmEpe2.1, whole genome shotgun sequence encodes:
- the LOC134017142 gene encoding uncharacterized protein LOC134017142, translating into MMLVGSPVSSKQSSPLPARSLSPTGGQSDTESPDAPSPAPLSRAPLPCWATQALCDLARGETELRRLRERQAVETDGVSRGLERAVLGARREERRLLERVEQDHRDAQRRLEQLQRENAAAARVSQALLDQRLGKLARLREQIQRSGQGHGQADPALLLKGVAELLQPWEISLSLRKVSFRPSSQPKAVTFGEMHVQDLDLCFPVGGCGPQGQLCALHSGEARCGDADHGGAWEGRSTPDGAGQAVSSPTSGGNLRVVRKIRLSARSDEESGGEELKLASPRTQHWPPKHEPMDRESSQDEELESLTSEPRGEDLFLAVPALLSNGDSEGEELGYRSGSSDGRRRALRNQRKPRALALVSGRSPSSPPEGHRPLSQRWSLDSQDGDRSRAPQIESPRSVGRCSHAVLRSPRASPREHLSSLSCLDLTSQGDRPRSRLSASSDDPPPTTPGRAPSPADSLDSCYTYTVSSPRGHALRGSLNHDPRLSKSAADLTRKTRPLINSGKGEHMGVWKVKRSSLTSSLTLGRGSRMGEVGRMPSCPGPRDSSPRRPQHSGMVGSPSRVSRSVSMSVIDGSSEEPSRGRRERGEPTLIETEEEGDPSSLQPYAGCLIRQFGKQGSGRADFTLPSGVHATPQGQLFVVDCGNARVQVTDSRGNVLQQVTSATLEGSSRRCRNYFDIAVNAKGLLALSCAAERALLVFSRHGRLLQTFGGSGMGAAKDELEAPRGVTVTRLDEFLVADIRRGTLVAMKLDPKTGSRLERTVVTGFHRPYLVAACLASGLVVVSERGSETGREPCVKVLEPGWNTVRVLGVCSGMGPVLVCPWGICIDGEGNVLVADWGEQHRVVLYPAQGAGRAVVSQGLSSPRGLALLPEGHLVVSDSMHHCVKIYQYK; encoded by the exons ATGATGCTGGTGGGCTCCCCGGTCAGTAGCAAGCAaagctcccccctccctgcccgcaGCCTCAGCCCGACGGGGGGTCAATCCGACACAGAGTCCCCCGATGCCCCCTCCCCCGCGCCCCTCTCCCGGGCCCCTCTTCCCTGCTGGGCCACGCAGGCGCTGTGCGACCTTGCCCGCGGCGAGACGGAACTCCGGCGCCTCCGCGAGCGCCAGGCCGTCGAGACGGACGGGGTGAGCCGCGGGCTGGAGCGAGCCGTCCTGGGCGCCCGCAGAGAGGAGCGCCGCCTGCTGGAAAGGGTGGAGCAGGACCACCGCGACGCCCAACGCCGGCTGGAGCAGCTGCAGAGGGAGAACGCGGCGGCGGCCCGCGTCAGCCAGGCGCTGCTGGACCAGAGGCTCGGGAAGCTGGCCCGCCTCCGGGAGCAGATCCAGAGGTCGGGCCAGGGTCACGGTCAGGCCGACCCGGCCCTGCTGCTGAAGGGGGTGGCTGAGCTCCTCCAGCCCTGGGAGATCTCCCTCTCCTTGAGGAAGGTCAGCTTCAGGCCCAGCTCACAGCCCAAGGCCGTCACCTTCGGGGAGATGCACGTGCAGGACCTCGATCTGTGCTTCCCGGTCGGGGGCTGCGGTCCGCAGGGGCAGCTGTGCGCCCTGCACTCTGGAGAGGCGCGGTGCGGAGACGCCGATCACGGAGGCGCCTGGGAGGGGCGGAGCACGCCAGATGGGGCGGGGCAGGCTGTCAGTTCGCCGACGTCCGGCGGGAACCTGCGGGTGGTGAGGAAGATTCGTCTCTCGGCCCGGAGCGACGAGGAGTCCGGGGGCGAGGAGCTCAAGCTAGCCTCGCCAAGGACCCAACACTGGCCCCCCAAACACGAGCCCATGGACCGGGAATCCTCCCAGGACGAGGAGCTGGAATCTCTGACCTCCGAACCGCGTGGAGAAGACCTTTTCCTGGCCGTCCCCGCGTTGCTTAGCAACGGAGATTccgagggggaggagctagggTACAGGTCTGGTAGCAGCGACGGCCGACGTCGAGCACTCAGGAACCAGAGAAAACCCCGTGCACTAGCCCTGGTCTCCGGCcgcagtccctcctcccctccagaagGGCACAGGCCCCTGAGCCAGCGCTGGAGCCTGGACAGCCAGGATGGAGACAGAAGCAGAGCGCCTCAGATCGAATCCCCCCGAAGCGTGGGCAGATGCAGCCACGCGGTGCTGAGATCTCCCAGAGCCAGCCCCAGGGAGCACCTGAGCAGCCTCAGCTGCCTGGACCTCACCTCCCAGGGCGACCGCCCGCGCTCCCGCCTCAGTGCGTCCTCCGACGACCCCCCCCCGACGACCCCCGGCCGCGCCCCGTCCCCCGCCGACAGCCTGGACTCCTGCTACACCTACACCGTCAGCTCCCCTCGCGGCCACGCCCTCCGCGGCTCCCTCAACCACGACCCGCGCCTCTCCAAGTCCGCCGCCGACCTGACACGCAAGACCCGCCCCCTCATCAACAGTGGAAAAGGAGAACACATGGGCGTGTGGAAGGTTAAACGGAGCAGTCTGACCTCCTCTCTCACGCTGGGCAGAGGATCCAGAATGGGGGAGGTTGGACGGATGCCTTCCTGCCCAGGGCCCAGGGACTCCAGCCCCCGCCGCCCCCAACACTCTGGGATGGTGGGGAGCCCCAGCAGGGTGTCCAGGTCTGTTTCCATGTCCGTGATCGACGGATCTTCTGAGGAGCCAAGCAGAG gaagaagagaaaggggggaacCCACATTGATAGAGACGGAGGAAGAGGGtgacccttcctccctccagccctacGCTGGCTGTTTGATTCGTCAGTTCGGCAAGCAGGGCTCCGGGCGTGCCGACTTCACCCTGCCCAGTGGGGTGCACGCCACGCCCCAGGGACAGCTGTTTGTGGTGGATTGTGGGAATGCGCGCGTCCAGGTGACCGACTCGCGTGGCAACGTCCTCCAGCAGGTGACCTCCGCCACGTTGGAGGGTTCGTCCCGGCGCTGCCGGAACTACTTTGACATCGCCGTCAACGCCAAGGGCCTGCTGGCGCTGAGCTGCGCGGCGGAGCGCGCCCTGCTGGTGTTCAGCCGCCACGGCCGCCTCCTCCAAACGTTCGGGGGGTCGGGGATGGGGGCGGCGAAGGACGAGCTGGAGGCGCCGCGAGGCGTGACGGTGACGCGCCTGGACGAGTTCCTGGTGGCCGACATCCGGAGGGGCACTCTGGTCGCTATGAAGCTGGACCCCAAGACGGGCTCTCGGCTGGAGCGCACGGTGGTGACAGGCTTCCACCGGCCCTACTTGGTGGCGGCCTGCCTGGCCTCGGGCCTGGTGGTGGTGTCGGAGAGGGGCAGCGAGACCGGACGCGAGCCCTGCGTCAAGGTGCTGGAGCCGGGCTGGAACACAGTGAGGGTCCTGGGGGTGTGCTCGGGCATGGGGCCCGTCCTGGTCTGCCCCTGGGGCATCTGCATCGACGGGGAGGGGAACGTGTTGGTTGCGGACTGGGGCGAGCAGCACAGGGTGGTTCTGTACCCCGCCCAGGGGGCTGGAAGGGCCGTGGTCTCCCAAGGGCTGAGTAGCCCTCGGGGCTTGGCTCTGCTGCCCGAAGGGCACCTGGTGGTGTCAGACAGCATGCACCACTGCGTCAAGATCTACCAGTACAAATGA